A window of the Clupea harengus chromosome 8, Ch_v2.0.2, whole genome shotgun sequence genome harbors these coding sequences:
- the dpagt1 gene encoding UDP-N-acetylglucosamine--dolichyl-phosphate N-acetylglucosaminephosphotransferase: MSLIPVIPLVINCCMSALGCMATIKLIPAFKEHFIGARLFGMDLNKITKKEVPESQGVISGTVFLIISFCFIPVPFLSCFVGEQCKGFPHNEFVQFIGALLAICCMIFLGFADDVLNLRWRHKLLLPTIASLPLLMVYFTNFGNTVIVVPKPFRILLGMHLDLGILYYVYMGMLAVFCTNAINILAGINGIESGQALFISGSIIIFNLLEINGDYGVDHVFSLYFMIPFFFTTLGLFYHNWYPSAVFVGDTFCYFAGMTFAVVGILGHFSKTMLLFFIPQVINFIYSVPQLFHIVPCPRHRLPRLNPDTGKLGMSYSKFKKKDLSKLGLLIIKVAEMLWLLDVREDDEFMECNNMTLINLVLKILGPTHERNLTAIMLLIQVLGSIAAFGIRYHLVRLFYDVQMPVQQ; the protein is encoded by the exons ATGTCTCTTATACCAGTCATCCCTTTGGTCATCAACTGTTGCATGTCTGCACTGGGCTGCATGGCAACCATTAAGCTAATTCCAGCATTCAAGGAACATTTCATCGGAGCTAGGCTGTTTGGAATGGACCTgaacaaaatcacaaaaaaagaagT CCCAGAGTCTCAGGGTGTGATTAGTGGCACAGTGTTCCTCATCATCTCCTTCTGCTTCATCCCTGTGCCCTTCCTCAGCTGCTTTGTTGGGGAGCAGTGTAAAGGTTTTCCACACAATGAG TTTGTGCAGTTCATCGGTGCGCTCTTAGCCATATGCTGCATGATATTCCTGGGTTTTGCTGATGATGTACTGAATCTTCGATGGCGGCACAAGCTCTTGCTGCCTACAAtcgcctctctgcctcttctcaTGGTCTATTTCACCAACTTTGGCAACACTGTGATTGTCGTGCCCAAGCCCTTCCGGATTTTGCTGGGGATGCATCTGGATCTTG GGATTCTGTACTATGTGTACATGGGCATGCTGGCTGTATTCTGCACCAACGCTATCAATATCCTAGCTGGGATCAATGGTATAGAATCAGGACAAGCCCTCTTCATCTCTGGGTCCATCATCATCTTCAACCTGTTAGAAATCAATG GAGACTATGGAGTTGACCATGTTTTCTCTTTGTACTTCATGATTCCTTTCTTCTTCACCACACTGGGACTTTTCTACCACAACTG GTACCCCTCAGCTGTGTTTGTCGGAGATACATTTTGTTACTTTGCCGGGATGACGTTTGCTGTGGTGGGCATCCTGGGTCACTTCAGCAAGACCATGCTGCTCTTCTTCATCCCACAGGTCATCAACTTCATCTACTCAGTGCCACAGCTCTTTCATATAGTGCCCTGTCCCAGGCACCGCCTCCCCAG ACTGAACCCAGACACAGGGAAGCTTGGAATGAGCTACTCAAAATTCAAAAAGAAGGACCTCTCCAAATTAGGACTGTTAATTATCAAG GTGGCAGAGATGTTATGGTTACTGGACGTGCGGGAGGATGATGAGTTTATGGAATGTAACAACATGACCCTGATTAATCTGGTGCTGAAGATACTGGGGCCAACCCATGAGAGGAATCTCACTGCCATAATGTTACTCATACAG